From one Anopheles bellator chromosome 1, idAnoBellAS_SP24_06.2, whole genome shotgun sequence genomic stretch:
- the LOC131216138 gene encoding uncharacterized protein LOC131216138 — protein MQYSVFPDLVLRIIFDYLGWVELKAASLVCRQWQNLVFRGRRMNEVVFIHTRMDSLADRLLWVNSKRFYRHLELELGNSYGPTFDEVLQKLDKFGSHIVTLKLWSQDNVTTGQLLRLLAEVSNVEELAISCLAIATKATDRYRVTVASPTLPNLKNLQLSVVTSDLLAIRDALQLPSNAPRLESLALCNDAGGFTDVLRHFSGQLKRLEMNSATERLFRLHFPRLQELSLRPENRTEQLRWSCFEFFQMHRTIEELAIFCAIPRDLVLTISRHCRRLTCLGINVASFEVGELACLAQLTKLRRLVLFNKVQSHVFIGCPPIATLDEVCLTASTPQLGVFLGLHQLAPQLTCLELIGARLGVSEVHFICDHFSKIDCLILDDCEMKWEALERINRLPRLQDLRLIGSSLRYYSKLPTNKVRFLTISQWSKFTERELFTIPECFPMLKMFISIGCSINDRGEALLRETLPTCSINITRR, from the exons ATGCAGTATTCCGTTTTTCCGGACCTG GTGCTGCGCATCATCTTTGACTACCTCGGATGGGTAGAGCTGAAGGCGGCTTCGCTGGTCTGCCGGCAATGGCAGAATCTAGTATTCCGAGGTCGCCGCATGAACGAGGTGGTGTTCATTCATACCCGCATGGACAGTTTGGCTGACCGGTTGCTTTGGGTGAACAGTAAACGATTTTACCGGCACCTTGAGCTCGAGCTGGGCAACAGTTACGGGCCGACTTTTGATGAAGTGCTCCAGAAGCTAGACAAGTTTGGGTCCCACATTGTAACGCTGAAACTGTGGTCACAGGACAATGTCACGACCGGCCAGCTGCTACGGCTGCTGGCCGAAGTCTCCAATGTGGAGGAGCTGGCGATTAGCTGTCTGGCCATCGCGACGAAAGCAACCGACCGCTACCGAGTCACGGTAGCCTCCCCGACCCTGCCGAATCTGAAGAACTTGCAACTCAGCGTGGTGACGTCCGATCTACTAGCCATCCGAGACGCGCTACAGTTGCCTAGCAACGCGCCGCGGCTCGAGAGTCTAGCCTTGTGCAACGACGCCGGTGGTTTTACGGATGTTTTGCGACATTTCAGTGGCCAGCTGAAGCGGCTCGAAATGAACTCCGCGACGGAGCGCCTTTTTCGGCTGCACTTTCCACGGCTCCAAGAGTTGTCCCTGCGGCCCGAGAATCGCACCGAGCAGCTTCGGTGGTCATGTTTCGAGTTTTTTCAAATGCACCGCACGATCGAGGAGCTGGCGATTTTTTGTGCGATCCCGCGGGACTTGGTACTAACCATCTCGAGGCATTGCCGGCGCCTGACGTGTCTGGGCATTAATGTGGCCAGCTTCGAGGTCGGTGAGTTGGCGTGCCTGGCGCAGCTCACCAAGCTGAGG CGCCTGGTACTCTTCAATAAGGTACAATCGCATGTGTTTATCGGATGTCCACCGATCGCTACACTCGATGAGGTGTGCCTTACTGCGAGTACCCCCCAGTTGGGAGTGTTCCTGGGTCTCCACCAGCTTGCGCCCCAGTTGACTTGTCTGGAGCTCATCGGTGCCAGGCTGGGGGTCTCCGAAGTGCACTTCATTTGCGATCATTTCTCCAAAATTGACTGCTTGATACTGGATGACTGTGAG ATGAAATGGGAGGCCCTCGAGCGGATCAACCGATTGCCACGGCTGCAGGATCTTCGGTTGATTGGCTCAAGCTTGCGCTACTACTCAAAGCTTCCCACGAACAAAGTGCGCTTCTTGACGATATCACAGTGGAGCAAG TTCACCGAACGCGAGTTGTTTACCATTCCGGAGTGTTTCCCCATGCTCAAGATGTTCATCTCGATCGGATGCTCAATCAATGATCGCGGCGAGGCACTGCTCCGTGAAACGCTTCCAACATGCTCTATCAATATCACTAGACGCTGA